The DNA sequence GGCCTCTACGCGGACGACGTCCCTGCCGGCTCCACCAGGTTCGCGCAGCTCGTCAGCGGCGCAGCCGGCGTCAGCTACCGCAGGAAGGAGTTCGTGAAGATCATGCCCGGCTACGTGCAGCATGGCGGCCTCAGGTCGTACGGCGTGGATGCAGAGATGGCGAGCAAAACCGGCGGGAAGGCGGCGGGGGCGGATGATCTGGTGCGGGAGTGGGAGGAGCAGAGCGGGAGGTGTACAGGGACGAGGAACGTGGGGAGGAGCGTGGGGATAATCGTGAGGGACCCATCGAAGCCGGCGCCGAAGATGAAGCTGGTGGCAAGGAAGGGGAAGCTGGAGATTGATGAGGAGGAGATGGGGAAGGATCCCAACGGGACGGAGTTTGTGATCGCGAGTAAGGACTCACCTGAGCTGGACGAGGCGGCGCTGGTGGTGGGGAGGGTGGTGGAGGGGATGGATGTGGTGGAGAGGATTCAGGGTGTGAAGACTGTGCAGGAGAATACTAGTTCGCCATACTTCAGGTAACATCACCCCTCCTTCTGCTCTGCCTATGCGCATTTACATTCtcttaaaatgataattttatgcTGCCAATTACTTAATTTAAGGAAacaaagaatttaaaattgaattataaattaacTATAGCAAACACATGCTTACAAAGTTGAAGTGGTGAATTGATATGTGTAGGGTGGCAAAGCTAATAGGGGACAAGAGGGCTGTAGTCGCAGAAAGGGGCTTCAACAGACCTTACTCAAAGGTTGTCGTCACAAATTGTGGACTCATTGGATGACTGCAAAATCCACACCAACTGCtctattcattttctcaatgTGGGAGTTATATTTTTGGGATAATCATAAATGATAATCCAATGCTATCATGCCAACCATTTCCTTCAACTTCTCCAGTTGACAAACAGTCTATGAGCAAACCAAATTAATGACAATACAAGCTAGCTACGAACGAGGTGATGGTGAAAATCTCACCTAAACTAGCACTCTCATTGATCCTACTTCTTGCTAAATACAATGCAGGAAACCACCACAAGTTGGAGGAGTTGAAGGGCTCCGATGCGTGTTGACCACTTTGAGACATAATGATGTTGAAAGTGTTAGCTAATCTTGGCTCTCTTATTGTCAGGAGATGTGAATAGTGTCTTCACAGACTCAAGTCAGATAATATCACAACCAGATGAGGATGCACCAATAGAAAGCAAAGCAAAAGTACACtacactacacacacacacacacgtgtTGTTACGAGTCATTGCGGGTCAAGTATCTTACATACTACTACTTTCTATGGTTTTTTAGCGGGAAATTAGAAACTAAAACTGGGTTAGCCTTACTCTTTTGAAACAAGTAATCTATTGGCATGCGCATACACATGAACTCTAAGCAGATTTGGCAGTAGGTGTAGCTTCTATTTAGAAAGGCCGAAAAAGTCTAATAATGAGTGAGGGTTTAGTTCATTTTACCTCTATCAAACTAGATGAGCGCACACCACTGAGCTCCTTGTTTTCTTTCAAAGCTGATAGTGTCTGTAGCCATCCAGGAGCAGATTTGCCAGTAGACACGGTCCAGGGGCAAAAATGCCTGTGCTGTTTGATTGGGTCAAACTccattgttttattaaaatctgCCAGGGTAGGATGAGCAATGAATACGGGACTAGGGTTGCACAAGATTTGGTATCATAAGTAATATCATGACTGATTAATTTGTTCTGGTATTCATAAGAATGCATCATTTCTCCTATAAACTCTTGATATAATGGAGTATTACATAAAAACAAGCATGTCAATCTTTACAGTGCATCAACATGctcctaaaataaataagggaaTATCCTAAACATAATGTCTAAAATAAACTACCCAAAGAGCATGAGATCCGAAGAAAAAGAACcgaattcaaaaattttgagagATGAATTAACTTACTTGTACTACAGAGCATAGGTTTCTGGCACTGTGACGCCCCGTTTCCAAGACTATCGAAATAGCTTCTTTGGTAGCTGCCAACTTTGTCGTGGTTTCCACACATTTGTTCTCCGTGAGGCTCAAGCCCTCCTGCGTTTCTAGTTGAAGTAATATTCTCAGGGGTTGAGCTAGATAACTCACCAGCAACTGCAATGACTCCCTTTACAGTTCCAGTCAAATTCAAATCAGAGCCTTCTGGAACAGGTTCGGGAACCTCTAACGGTTCGTCTGCAATGGCATTTGTCTCTATGGT is a window from the Salvia hispanica cultivar TCC Black 2014 chromosome 1, UniMelb_Shisp_WGS_1.0, whole genome shotgun sequence genome containing:
- the LOC125200651 gene encoding peptidyl-prolyl cis-trans isomerase CYP26-2, chloroplastic-like, whose protein sequence is MHSSTGLFYHNLIPPKPLLPPSAAASPPNPNPSPLLRRDLLSSTLLLLAAKPLRAETVTNAPPISTCAPPAPTKQAFLDISIDGEPIGRIVIGLYADDVPAGSTRFAQLVSGAAGVSYRRKEFVKIMPGYVQHGGLRSYGVDAEMASKTGGKAAGADDLVREWEEQSGRCTGTRNVGRSVGIIVRDPSKPAPKMKLVARKGKLEIDEEEMGKDPNGTEFVIASKDSPELDEAALVVGRVVEGMDVVERIQGVKTVQENTSSPYFRVAKLIGDKRAVVAERGFNRPYSKVVVTNCGLIG